The Trinickia acidisoli genome includes a window with the following:
- a CDS encoding MATE family efflux transporter — MSESTFTRAAATPAPPPLSRHAADTARLAAPLAIAQLSQMAMGVTDTILLGSLSADALAAGGLGAGIFFVIVTLLQGVLSSVSVTVANARGAQAEHRVPHIYWTGLALSVLLAIPAFVLLSFAQPILLAFGEPAALARDVGAYTGVLRFASLGSLIGVGMMRAFLPAIGAAKRLLWVALAGVVFNGVLNYGLIHGAYGLPRLGMLGSATATTITVWLSAITLVALLHGRSRFKHFVVAKRPTMPLMSELFAIGWPVAITYGVESMLFLCTGLLIGLIGEKPLAAHQVAMSVASVTFMVPLAIGQAANVRVGYWMGTGNRVAARHAGFVALGLGVAYMSMTGLLFIVAPRAIIGLYLKLDDPANAQTVSIAASLLGVAAVFQIVDGMQTIASGCLRGLKDTRVPMLAAAFGYWGVGFPTGYVLAFHAGLGPRGLWWGLAAGLTSVAVLMTLRFARRTRHRPDA, encoded by the coding sequence ATGTCCGAGTCCACGTTCACACGGGCCGCCGCCACGCCGGCCCCGCCACCGCTTTCGCGCCACGCGGCCGACACCGCGCGCCTGGCCGCCCCGCTCGCGATCGCGCAGTTGTCGCAGATGGCGATGGGCGTCACCGATACGATCCTGCTCGGCTCGCTCAGCGCCGACGCGCTCGCGGCGGGCGGCCTTGGCGCGGGGATCTTCTTCGTCATCGTCACGCTGCTGCAAGGCGTGCTCAGCTCCGTGAGCGTCACGGTGGCCAACGCGCGCGGCGCGCAAGCCGAGCACCGCGTGCCGCACATCTACTGGACCGGGCTTGCGCTATCGGTACTGCTGGCCATACCCGCCTTCGTGCTGCTTTCGTTCGCGCAGCCGATCCTGCTCGCATTCGGAGAGCCGGCCGCGCTCGCGCGCGACGTCGGTGCCTACACGGGCGTGCTGCGCTTCGCATCGCTCGGCAGCCTGATCGGCGTCGGCATGATGCGCGCGTTCCTGCCGGCCATCGGCGCGGCCAAGCGCCTGCTGTGGGTCGCGCTGGCCGGCGTCGTCTTCAACGGCGTGCTCAACTACGGGCTCATTCACGGCGCATACGGCTTGCCGAGGCTCGGCATGCTCGGCTCGGCCACGGCGACGACGATCACCGTCTGGCTCAGCGCGATCACGCTCGTCGCGCTGCTGCACGGGCGGTCGAGATTCAAGCATTTCGTCGTAGCAAAACGGCCGACGATGCCGCTCATGAGCGAGTTGTTCGCGATCGGCTGGCCCGTGGCCATCACGTACGGCGTGGAGTCCATGCTGTTTCTCTGCACGGGCCTACTGATCGGCCTGATCGGCGAGAAGCCGCTCGCCGCACACCAGGTTGCGATGAGCGTCGCCTCGGTCACGTTCATGGTGCCGCTCGCGATCGGTCAAGCGGCCAACGTGCGCGTCGGCTACTGGATGGGCACCGGCAATCGCGTCGCCGCGCGCCATGCGGGCTTCGTCGCACTCGGGCTCGGCGTCGCCTATATGTCGATGACGGGGCTGCTGTTCATCGTCGCGCCACGCGCCATCATCGGCCTTTACCTGAAGCTCGACGACCCCGCCAACGCGCAGACGGTCTCGATCGCCGCTTCGCTGCTCGGCGTCGCGGCGGTTTTTCAGATCGTCGACGGCATGCAAACCATCGCCTCCGGCTGCCTGCGCGGGCTCAAAGATACGCGCGTGCCGATGCTGGCGGCCGCGTTCGGCTACTGGGGCGTCGGCTTTCCCACCGGCTACGTGCTCGCGTTTCATGCGGGGCTCGGCCCGCGCGGCCTCTGGTGGGGGCTCGCGGCTGGCCTCACGAGCGTCGCGGTACTGATGACGCTGCGCTTCGCGCGCCGCACACGCCACCGGCCCGACGCCTAG
- a CDS encoding phospholipase D family protein translates to MLDVARRIALVLITCLTGLMAACTTLPSATSLNRPTTYALTDPGATQLGRALAPLVAAHEGQSGFRLLTDGTDALQMRIALARAATKTLDLQYYIADEDTTGRLLLAAALYAADRGVRVRMLVDDLNFDDTHHLMAGLSTHPNIEVRIFNPYGSTRSSLFARTETFVTRIDRFTHRMHNKAMIADGEVAIVGGRNLGDEYFSASPKLQFRDLDVFAAGPIVADVSKSFDAFWNSAGAYPLKVVDKESYAAADLRAARAALRAHWNAQAQAVGAKPLRAAPLWQQIAHEQMGLVWASATLSVDPPSKITAPDDDYRSPPMHRLAELLRGAQHEVLLLSPYFVPHDAGVKLLSELTHRGVRVAVVTNSMASTDAVAVQAGYSPYRIPLLKNGVELYEFQPLQRAHSRFYSRFFAGSESRASLHAKAYVIDRRTLVIGSMNFDPRSAHLNSELALVIDSPIIAGEVAKLIDQSMSPSVSYRVRLATPEEQARLRAFGAPVSGLVWTGDEQGDAGPYLRTWTLDPEAGLVRNALTGLFLLLPIDSQL, encoded by the coding sequence ATGCTCGACGTTGCGCGCCGGATTGCCCTCGTCCTCATCACCTGCCTCACGGGCCTCATGGCCGCTTGTACCACGCTGCCGTCGGCGACGTCGCTCAACCGCCCCACCACCTACGCGCTGACGGACCCCGGCGCGACCCAGCTCGGCCGCGCGCTGGCCCCGCTCGTCGCGGCACACGAAGGGCAATCGGGCTTTCGGCTGCTGACCGATGGCACCGACGCGCTGCAAATGCGGATTGCCCTCGCGCGCGCGGCCACCAAAACGCTCGATCTGCAGTACTACATCGCGGACGAAGACACGACGGGCCGGTTGCTGCTCGCCGCGGCGCTCTATGCGGCCGATCGCGGCGTGCGCGTGCGCATGCTCGTCGACGACCTGAACTTCGACGACACCCATCATTTGATGGCTGGCCTCTCGACGCATCCGAACATCGAAGTGCGCATCTTCAATCCTTACGGCAGCACGCGCTCGAGCCTGTTCGCGCGCACCGAAACGTTCGTCACGCGCATCGATCGCTTCACGCACCGCATGCACAACAAGGCGATGATTGCCGACGGCGAAGTCGCGATCGTCGGCGGCCGCAATCTCGGCGACGAGTACTTCAGCGCCAGCCCGAAGCTACAGTTCCGCGACCTGGACGTGTTCGCGGCGGGCCCGATCGTCGCGGACGTATCGAAGAGCTTCGATGCGTTTTGGAACAGCGCGGGGGCCTATCCGTTGAAGGTCGTCGACAAGGAAAGCTACGCTGCCGCCGATCTACGGGCCGCCCGGGCGGCACTGCGCGCACATTGGAACGCGCAAGCGCAGGCCGTCGGCGCCAAGCCGTTGCGCGCCGCGCCGCTGTGGCAGCAGATCGCGCACGAGCAAATGGGACTCGTGTGGGCGAGCGCAACGCTCAGCGTCGACCCACCGAGCAAGATCACCGCCCCCGACGACGATTACCGCAGCCCGCCGATGCACCGTCTAGCCGAACTGCTGCGCGGCGCGCAGCACGAGGTGCTGTTGCTCTCGCCGTATTTCGTTCCGCACGATGCCGGCGTCAAGCTGCTCTCGGAGCTTACGCACCGCGGCGTGCGCGTGGCCGTCGTAACCAACTCGATGGCCTCGACCGATGCCGTCGCCGTGCAAGCCGGCTACAGCCCCTATCGAATTCCGTTGCTGAAAAACGGCGTCGAACTCTACGAGTTTCAGCCACTGCAGCGCGCACACTCGCGCTTTTACTCGCGCTTTTTCGCCGGCTCCGAATCGCGCGCGAGCCTGCATGCCAAGGCATACGTGATCGATCGCCGCACGCTCGTGATCGGTTCGATGAACTTCGATCCGCGCTCGGCCCACTTGAACAGCGAACTCGCGCTCGTCATCGACAGTCCGATCATCGCGGGCGAAGTGGCCAAGCTGATCGATCAGTCGATGTCGCCGAGCGTCAGCTATCGCGTCCGGCTCGCCACGCCGGAAGAACAAGCTCGGCTGCGCGCGTTCGGCGCGCCTGTCTCGGGCCTCGTCTGGACCGGCGACGAACAAGGCGACGCCGGCCCTTATTTGCGCACCTGGACGCTCGACCCCGAAGCAGGCCTCGTCCGCAATGCGCTCACGGGTCTATTCTTGTTGTTGCCGATCGACTCGCAGCTCTAG
- the fumC gene encoding class II fumarate hydratase gives MTADHRMERDTFGEIAVPAARLWGAQTQRSLLNFKISTEKQPPELVTALALIKRAAAEVNLELGVLAEDKARAIMQAADEIIDGRHADEFPLAVWQTGSGTQTNMNLNEVVANRASELLGGERGEARKVHPNDDVNRGQSSNDVFPTAMHVATANAIVKHLLPALSTLRATLEAKSRAFADIVKIGRTHLQDATPLTLGQEFSGYAAQLAHGIAHVESALPHLYELAQGGTAVGTGLNAHPQFAERVAAAIGRLTGLPFVSAPNKFEVMAAADALVFAHGALKTVAASLMKIANDVRWLASGPRCGLGEIAIPENEPGSSIMPGKVNPTQSEAVTMLCCQVFGNDVAINLGGASGNFELNVFRPMIAHNVLQSIRLLADGAQSFNDHCAVGIEPNHARIETLLNESLMLVTALNPHIGYDKAAQIAKKAHKEGTTLKAAALALGYVTEAQFDEWVRPEAMTGRRE, from the coding sequence ATGACAGCAGACCATCGCATGGAGCGCGACACGTTCGGCGAAATCGCCGTGCCGGCTGCGCGCTTATGGGGCGCGCAAACGCAACGCTCGCTGCTCAATTTCAAGATCTCGACCGAGAAACAACCGCCCGAACTCGTCACCGCGCTCGCCCTCATCAAGCGCGCCGCCGCCGAGGTCAATCTCGAACTGGGCGTATTGGCGGAGGACAAGGCACGCGCGATCATGCAAGCGGCCGACGAGATCATCGACGGCCGCCATGCGGACGAATTTCCGCTTGCGGTCTGGCAAACGGGTTCGGGCACGCAGACGAACATGAACCTGAACGAAGTCGTCGCCAATCGTGCGAGCGAGCTGCTCGGCGGCGAGCGCGGCGAAGCGCGCAAAGTGCACCCGAACGACGACGTCAATCGCGGGCAGTCGTCGAACGATGTCTTTCCGACGGCCATGCACGTTGCCACCGCGAATGCCATCGTCAAGCACTTGCTGCCGGCGCTGTCCACGTTACGCGCGACGCTCGAAGCGAAATCGCGGGCGTTCGCCGACATCGTCAAAATCGGTCGCACGCACTTGCAGGATGCGACGCCGCTGACGCTCGGCCAAGAGTTCTCGGGCTACGCGGCGCAACTCGCGCACGGCATCGCGCATGTCGAATCCGCGCTACCGCATTTGTACGAGCTGGCGCAGGGCGGCACGGCCGTCGGCACGGGGCTCAACGCTCACCCGCAATTCGCCGAGCGCGTGGCGGCGGCGATCGGCCGCTTGACGGGCCTGCCGTTCGTTAGTGCTCCTAACAAATTCGAAGTGATGGCGGCGGCCGATGCGCTCGTCTTCGCGCATGGCGCGCTGAAGACGGTGGCGGCGAGCTTGATGAAAATCGCCAACGACGTGCGCTGGCTCGCGAGCGGGCCACGCTGCGGCTTGGGTGAAATCGCGATTCCCGAGAACGAGCCGGGCAGTTCGATCATGCCGGGCAAGGTCAACCCGACGCAATCGGAAGCGGTCACGATGCTCTGCTGCCAAGTATTCGGCAACGACGTCGCGATCAATCTCGGCGGCGCGAGCGGCAATTTCGAACTCAACGTGTTCCGCCCGATGATCGCGCACAACGTGCTGCAATCGATTCGCCTGCTCGCGGACGGCGCGCAAAGCTTCAACGATCATTGCGCGGTCGGCATCGAGCCGAATCACGCGCGCATCGAAACGCTGTTGAACGAATCGCTGATGCTCGTGACGGCGCTCAATCCCCACATCGGCTACGACAAGGCCGCGCAGATCGCGAAGAAGGCGCACAAGGAAGGGACGACACTGAAAGCGGCGGCGCTGGCGCTCGGGTATGTGACCGAGGCGCAATTCGACGAATGGGTGCGGCCTGAGGCGATGACGGGGCGGCGGGAGTGA
- a CDS encoding acyl-CoA thioesterase — MSTPSTPLDRSETTFRFLAEPTSVNFGGKVHGGALMKWIDETAYACAAVWTGRYCVTVSVGNIRFRRPILVGNLVELRARVVATGRTSIHIHVTVHAGDPKSGQLRLTTDCLVVFVAVDENGTPIPVPTFEPQTEEQKRVAKYAMDVKAALDAIVELKPEEMAKGSI; from the coding sequence ATGAGCACGCCCTCGACCCCCTTGGACCGTTCGGAAACGACATTCCGTTTTCTTGCCGAGCCCACATCCGTCAACTTCGGCGGCAAGGTGCACGGCGGTGCGCTGATGAAATGGATCGACGAGACGGCCTATGCTTGCGCGGCCGTTTGGACGGGCCGGTATTGCGTGACGGTCAGCGTCGGCAATATCCGCTTTCGCCGGCCGATTCTCGTCGGTAATCTGGTCGAGTTGCGGGCGCGCGTCGTCGCGACGGGCCGCACGAGCATCCACATCCACGTGACCGTGCATGCGGGCGATCCGAAGAGCGGACAGCTTCGCTTGACGACCGATTGCCTCGTGGTGTTCGTTGCCGTCGACGAGAACGGCACGCCGATTCCCGTTCCGACGTTCGAGCCGCAGACGGAAGAGCAAAAGCGCGTCGCGAAGTATGCGATGGACGTCAAGGCCGCGCTCGATGCGATCGTCGAACTCAAGCCGGAAGAGATGGCGAAGGGCAGTATTTGA
- a CDS encoding GlxA family transcriptional regulator, which produces MMPAASPVRQIVFAVAPHLVLLDACGPLEAFWRAELEMRQACRSADGEPVAYRTRVASIEGGTLPTHVGLPVVVERLDALDDEPIDTVIVAGTFECDRMVLDPKLVQWLEHAAPRIRRVCSVCVGAFYLAAAGLLDGRRATTHWRSADELARNFPSIEVDADPIFIRDVHDGRAVWTSAGVTAGIDLALALIEEDFGHAIAMQAARRLVVFMKRPGGQSQFSATLDVQHGAAGEFDALHAWMATNLRDDLSVDRLADHARMSARTFARRYVEAVGRTPGKTVEALRLEAAARALAQSRRPMKRIALDCGFGTEQNLRRAFVRRFGVPPLSYRDRFAPLTAGGEQGKRDRAGPT; this is translated from the coding sequence ATGATGCCGGCCGCCTCGCCTGTCCGCCAAATCGTGTTTGCCGTTGCACCGCATCTCGTGCTGCTCGACGCGTGCGGTCCGCTCGAGGCGTTTTGGCGAGCCGAACTCGAGATGCGCCAGGCGTGCAGAAGCGCGGACGGCGAACCTGTCGCCTATCGAACGCGTGTCGCGTCGATCGAAGGCGGAACGTTGCCGACACACGTCGGGCTGCCGGTGGTCGTCGAGCGGCTCGATGCGCTGGACGATGAGCCGATCGACACGGTCATCGTTGCCGGCACGTTCGAGTGCGATCGGATGGTGCTCGACCCGAAGCTCGTTCAATGGCTCGAGCATGCGGCACCGCGCATCCGCCGCGTGTGTTCCGTTTGTGTCGGCGCGTTCTATCTGGCCGCCGCGGGCCTGCTCGACGGCCGCCGTGCGACGACGCATTGGCGCAGTGCCGACGAGCTCGCGCGCAACTTCCCCTCCATCGAAGTGGATGCCGACCCGATCTTCATCCGCGACGTGCATGACGGTCGAGCCGTCTGGACGTCGGCGGGCGTGACGGCCGGCATCGACCTCGCGCTCGCGTTGATCGAAGAGGACTTCGGCCATGCGATCGCGATGCAAGCGGCGCGCCGTCTCGTGGTCTTCATGAAGCGTCCCGGCGGACAATCGCAGTTCAGCGCGACGCTCGATGTGCAGCACGGCGCGGCCGGCGAGTTCGATGCGCTGCATGCGTGGATGGCGACGAACCTGCGCGACGATCTTTCCGTCGATCGGCTGGCCGATCACGCTCGCATGTCGGCGCGCACGTTTGCGCGGCGCTATGTCGAGGCGGTGGGGCGCACGCCGGGGAAGACCGTCGAGGCGCTGCGGCTCGAGGCAGCCGCGCGCGCCCTCGCGCAATCGCGTCGGCCCATGAAGCGGATCGCGCTCGATTGCGGCTTCGGTACCGAGCAGAATTTGCGACGAGCATTCGTCCGACGCTTCGGCGTGCCGCCGCTCAGCTATCGAGATCGGTTCGCGCCCCTGACGGCGGGGGGAGAGCAGGGTAAGCGAGATCGCGCCGGGCCGACGTAG
- a CDS encoding MFS transporter, with the protein MPASSPVRLGLAHSGGRNARVLALCQALYTSSVSIDLTLTGLVGYTLADDKGLATLPFSLITVAAALTTIFASFLMARIGRRAGFALGAAVGAAGGAMSVHAIFAHSFWMFCCGTATVGVFQAFAQYYRLAAADAVNAQSKSRAISTVMTGGVVAAVLGPALAAWSRDWLAPVTFAGSYALVTLLGLASMALVLIGYRDAAPVASTAVSTGASTHADDLRPRPLAQIVTQPIFVAALANNALGYMVMMFVMTATPIAAVECGHTIGDGARIIQWHLVGMFAPSFFAARLIARYGVLRVIGAGIALSAACGAIALSATSLPHFYAALACLGVGWNFMFVGGTTLLAQSYRPSERAKTQATSEFTTFACTALASLSAGQLLAHFGWSAVNVAIFPALGLAACTTLVYAWSRRRTSSAAIAGTS; encoded by the coding sequence ATGCCTGCTTCCTCGCCCGTCAGATTAGGCCTCGCCCACAGTGGCGGCCGCAACGCACGCGTGCTGGCGCTGTGCCAGGCGCTCTACACGTCTTCGGTCTCGATCGATCTCACGTTGACGGGACTCGTCGGCTACACGCTCGCCGACGACAAGGGCCTCGCTACGCTGCCGTTTTCGCTGATTACCGTTGCCGCCGCGCTCACGACGATCTTCGCGTCCTTCCTGATGGCGCGGATCGGCCGCCGCGCCGGCTTCGCGCTCGGCGCGGCCGTCGGTGCGGCGGGCGGCGCGATGTCCGTCCATGCGATCTTCGCGCACAGCTTCTGGATGTTCTGCTGCGGGACGGCTACGGTTGGCGTCTTTCAGGCATTCGCACAGTACTACCGGCTCGCCGCTGCCGACGCTGTCAATGCGCAGTCGAAAAGCCGGGCGATCTCGACGGTGATGACGGGCGGCGTCGTTGCTGCCGTACTCGGGCCCGCGCTCGCCGCATGGAGCCGCGATTGGCTCGCGCCGGTCACGTTCGCCGGGTCGTATGCGCTCGTGACGCTGCTTGGCCTCGCGTCGATGGCGCTCGTACTCATCGGCTATCGCGATGCTGCGCCTGTCGCGTCGACGGCCGTTTCGACAGGCGCTTCGACGCATGCAGACGATCTGCGCCCGCGCCCGCTTGCGCAGATCGTCACGCAACCGATTTTCGTTGCAGCACTCGCCAACAACGCGCTCGGCTATATGGTCATGATGTTCGTGATGACGGCCACGCCGATCGCCGCAGTCGAATGCGGCCACACCATCGGCGACGGGGCGCGCATCATTCAATGGCATCTCGTCGGCATGTTCGCGCCTTCGTTTTTCGCCGCGCGTTTGATCGCGCGCTACGGCGTGCTGCGCGTCATCGGCGCGGGCATCGCGCTGTCTGCCGCTTGCGGCGCAATTGCGTTATCGGCGACGAGCTTGCCGCACTTTTACGCGGCGCTCGCGTGCCTCGGCGTGGGCTGGAACTTCATGTTCGTCGGCGGCACGACACTGCTCGCACAGTCGTATCGCCCGAGCGAGCGAGCCAAGACGCAGGCGACGAGCGAGTTCACGACGTTCGCCTGCACCGCGCTGGCCTCGCTCTCAGCCGGGCAGTTGCTTGCGCACTTCGGCTGGAGCGCCGTGAACGTCGCGATTTTTCCGGCGCTTGGACTGGCCGCGTGCACCACGCTCGTCTATGCGTGGTCGCGAAGGCGCACGAGTTCGGCTGCGATAGCGGGCACGTCGTGA
- a CDS encoding ArsR/SmtB family transcription factor yields the protein MTILPSDSERDAAHFPGLSRIGALLADPGRAAMLWSLMDGSARPAGELTMIAGLSPSAASGHLAKLAEGGMLALEVRGRHRYYRIATPEIAAAIEALAHLAQASAPARPVPVPARTVPIDMRYARTCYDHMAGELAVRVFDHLLVRGWLVDDSGSVEATDEGAIVLARWGIDVSAQRARKRRFACTCLDWSERRAHLGGALGAALLDHWTQHRWVEHADKPRVLRITPAGRQQFDALLCA from the coding sequence ATGACGATCCTACCCTCCGATTCCGAGCGCGACGCGGCCCATTTCCCCGGTCTTTCGCGCATCGGCGCGCTGCTCGCCGATCCGGGGCGCGCCGCCATGCTGTGGTCGCTGATGGACGGCAGCGCGAGGCCTGCCGGCGAATTGACGATGATCGCGGGGCTATCGCCTTCGGCAGCGAGCGGCCATCTCGCCAAACTCGCCGAAGGCGGCATGTTGGCGCTCGAAGTGCGCGGGCGGCACCGCTACTACCGAATCGCCACGCCTGAGATTGCTGCCGCAATCGAAGCGCTCGCCCATCTCGCACAGGCGAGCGCACCCGCGCGGCCGGTGCCCGTTCCCGCGCGGACGGTCCCGATCGACATGCGCTACGCCCGCACCTGCTACGACCACATGGCTGGAGAGCTGGCCGTGCGCGTATTCGATCATCTGCTCGTACGCGGCTGGCTCGTCGACGACAGCGGTAGCGTCGAGGCGACGGACGAAGGTGCCATCGTGCTCGCGCGCTGGGGCATCGACGTGAGCGCGCAGCGCGCCCGCAAGCGCCGGTTCGCCTGCACCTGCCTCGATTGGAGCGAGCGTCGCGCCCATCTGGGCGGCGCACTCGGCGCGGCGCTGCTCGATCATTGGACACAGCACCGCTGGGTCGAACACGCCGACAAGCCACGCGTCCTGCGCATCACGCCTGCCGGGCGGCAGCAGTTCGACGCGCTCCTTTGCGCATAA
- a CDS encoding DUF6600 domain-containing protein: MTIATTSSPMTFRRLAGYTLLALAPLTLAARTAFAQTPPSPNAAPAAQSADPPDRVARLDYMAGTVTTEPAGATDWSYAAVNRPLTTGDQLWDDANARSELHIGSTAVRLSSSTSLDVMNLDDSTAQLKVAQGTLSTRVREVPNGTSYEIDTPNVALGVTRPGDYRVDVAPDGSTTTVTVRSGALTAYGDNGQVPVQAGQQVTFTGTNLQEASVTQAPELDAFDQWAATRDAAEDRSTSARYVSRDVPGYEDLDANGTWSNDPQYGAIWIPNQEPAGWAPYHDGHWAWIAPWGWTWIDDAPWGFAPYHYGRWAYVHSSWCWVPGPLVASAPPVYAPALVAFVGGGGGGVNWGVSLAIGGAAAAGLAWFPLGPGEVWHPGWGGWSPRYYQRVNETVIVNRNVNINNIHNTYINYRAPGAITAVPATAFVHGQPVAHFAQHVDPQQWHNVKFNPGAAGVAPVSQSYASGLRTANHRPPQALATRSVVATRAAGTPAVYHDPLAQHLAQAGGRVPGAGEPVVRPATPGPIAGRAPQMAARDVRVVGTHSPVITPTHGPANAVPHAAQPGAQPRPEAVPHAPTAMEHGQPNNGVPHPPEAAQPAQRGVEPRAPQPHAPNTEQHGPMNEQHAQPQPHVEQPRPQPQPRVEEPRPQPQPHVEQPRPQPQPHVEQPRPQPQPHVEQPRPQPQPHVEQPRPQPQPHVEQPRPQPQPHVEQPRPQPQPHVEQPRPQPQAHPQPAPHPQPAPHPEHEQPHEQQHAAAPSHTDREHHQG, translated from the coding sequence ATGACCATCGCCACTACCTCTTCGCCTATGACCTTCCGTCGCTTGGCCGGTTACACCCTCCTCGCCCTCGCGCCGCTCACGCTCGCCGCGCGCACCGCTTTCGCGCAAACGCCGCCCAGCCCGAATGCCGCGCCTGCCGCGCAATCGGCCGATCCGCCCGACCGCGTCGCGCGCTTGGACTACATGGCCGGCACGGTAACGACGGAACCGGCTGGCGCGACGGACTGGTCGTACGCGGCGGTCAACCGGCCGCTGACGACGGGCGATCAGCTTTGGGACGACGCGAACGCGCGCTCGGAGTTGCATATCGGCTCGACGGCCGTACGGCTCAGTTCTTCGACGAGCCTCGACGTCATGAATCTCGACGACTCCACCGCGCAGCTCAAGGTCGCGCAAGGTACGCTCTCGACGCGCGTCCGGGAGGTGCCGAACGGGACGTCCTATGAAATCGATACGCCCAACGTGGCGCTGGGCGTGACCCGCCCCGGCGATTACCGCGTCGACGTCGCGCCCGACGGCAGCACGACCACGGTGACCGTGCGCAGCGGCGCGCTCACGGCATACGGCGACAACGGGCAAGTGCCCGTCCAAGCCGGCCAGCAGGTGACGTTCACGGGGACGAACCTGCAGGAGGCATCGGTCACCCAGGCACCGGAGCTCGACGCATTCGATCAATGGGCGGCGACTCGCGATGCCGCCGAAGACCGTTCGACTTCGGCCCGCTACGTGTCGCGCGACGTCCCGGGCTACGAAGATCTCGATGCGAACGGCACCTGGAGCAACGATCCGCAGTACGGCGCGATTTGGATCCCGAATCAGGAGCCCGCGGGCTGGGCGCCCTACCACGATGGCCACTGGGCGTGGATCGCGCCGTGGGGCTGGACCTGGATCGACGATGCTCCGTGGGGCTTCGCGCCCTACCACTACGGGCGTTGGGCCTACGTGCACTCGTCGTGGTGCTGGGTACCGGGGCCGCTCGTCGCCAGCGCACCGCCCGTCTATGCGCCCGCGCTCGTCGCGTTCGTCGGCGGCGGCGGCGGTGGGGTGAACTGGGGCGTGAGCCTCGCGATCGGCGGCGCGGCGGCGGCCGGCCTTGCCTGGTTTCCGCTCGGCCCCGGCGAAGTGTGGCACCCGGGATGGGGCGGCTGGAGCCCGCGCTATTACCAGCGCGTGAATGAAACGGTGATCGTCAACCGCAACGTCAACATCAACAACATCCACAACACGTATATCAATTACCGCGCGCCGGGCGCCATCACGGCCGTGCCGGCGACGGCGTTCGTGCACGGCCAGCCCGTCGCGCATTTCGCGCAGCACGTTGATCCGCAGCAGTGGCACAACGTCAAGTTCAACCCGGGCGCGGCAGGCGTTGCACCGGTCAGCCAAAGCTATGCGTCGGGCCTGCGGACGGCGAACCACCGCCCGCCGCAGGCGCTTGCCACGCGCTCCGTCGTCGCCACGCGCGCGGCGGGGACGCCGGCGGTTTATCACGACCCATTGGCTCAGCATCTCGCGCAAGCGGGCGGTCGAGTGCCGGGTGCGGGAGAGCCCGTCGTTCGGCCCGCGACGCCAGGTCCGATCGCCGGCCGCGCACCGCAGATGGCCGCGCGCGACGTGCGCGTGGTCGGCACGCACTCGCCCGTCATCACCCCGACGCACGGCCCCGCGAACGCCGTGCCGCACGCTGCGCAACCCGGTGCGCAGCCGCGGCCCGAAGCGGTGCCGCATGCGCCGACGGCAATGGAACACGGGCAGCCGAACAACGGCGTGCCCCATCCCCCGGAGGCGGCCCAGCCGGCACAGCGCGGCGTCGAACCCAGGGCACCGCAACCGCATGCACCGAACACGGAGCAACACGGGCCGATGAACGAGCAGCACGCGCAACCGCAGCCGCATGTCGAACAGCCCCGGCCGCAACCGCAACCTCGCGTCGAAGAGCCGCGTCCGCAACCGCAGCCCCACGTCGAGCAGCCGCGCCCGCAACCGCAGCCCCATGTCGAGCAGCCGCGTCCGCAACCGCAGCCCCACGTCGAGCAGCCGCGCCCGCAACCGCAGCCCCATGTCGAGCAGCCGCGCCCGCAGCCGCAGCCCCATGTCGAGCAGCCGCGCCCGCAACCGCAGCCCCACGTCGAGCAGCCGCGCCCGCAGCCGCAGCCTCACGTCGAACAGCCGCGCCCGCAGCCGCAAGCCCACCCACAGCCCGCACCGCATCCGCAGCCCGCACCGCACCCGGAGCACGAGCAGCCGCATGAGCAACAACATGCCGCCGCGCCCTCGCACACCGACCGCGAACACCACCAAGGCTGA